The sequence below is a genomic window from Cryptosporidium parvum Iowa II chromosome 6, whole genome shotgun sequence.
TTGGAGTTTTTATGACGGGAATtgataaagaagaatacaaaaataaagaaatgtcagattcaaaagaaattgaCAGTCTGGTTCTGCTTAATTTATTGGAAGAACTTCTACAAGGAAAAAGGTCCCAAAAAATATGTGGATTGATTCtatttgattcaataaGAATGCTTGTCAGTGTTTTAACAATCGTTGTTGACCATCGAAATTTTGAAAGTGAAAATTATGATATAAAGAgagaaattattcaaaatgatcTTGTCATCGTTAACTTACATAAGGGAGGATGGAATTTGAAGGCTTACAAATGCATTGacttaattgaaaaattatttgaagtcATCACTCATTTGATTATAAGATACAAAGAAGATTATAAAGAGTTGAACAATTCTGTTAATACAATTTCTTCtgtttcttcttcatcaacAGGCTCAATATTTAAGACAACTAGTTTTGACATTTCATTATTCCTGATAGTTTGGAAAAATTATGTGACTCTAATAACAAGAAAGGAATACAGAAATGATCAAATCATACTCAATAAATCCATTCAtcttatttctttatatcTTGTTAGTAGAAAATACAAATTGGATATCCTATGTGAGATTACATTTCCAATCAGTGAATATAGTGATAATTtaccaatattattggatgaAAGGTATTCTGATTTGATTGACTTATGGACCATTTTATGGaggaattatttgaatgaaaaCATTCATCTCTTTTACAATAAGAGAGATGAagtagaaaatattttcacaGTTCCAAATATCAATTACTTTTTTGAGTATCTAAGAATTTTGGATCAAGTTATTACACTAAATAATGGAATCTCATCTCCGGGTTTGGCCTTAAGTGATAAAGAATCTATGCATGCTCAGAAATTCACCACCAAGGTACTTGAACTTACTGGAATTATATCAAGTATTTTAATTTGCCACAAAATTGTTCATTCTTCTGATAGGCATAATACTCTAATGGCAATACTTTCAGCTTCAGAAAATCCTAGAATAATGTCTGAATACATTTATAAACAAGCTACTAATTCTCTTCAGTTTGACGGTGCATATATATACAATTGTCTAAAATTCTTCAGAGAAAAATGGAGTTCCAGTATTAAAATTCGAGTATTTTCACTCATTTCAGACttatatatttctattatgAAACAGAGCCTTTTTCAGTTTATTCAATGCTTGTTAAGCAATTTTTCAGTCAGAGGAGGAATTTTTGAGAAAAGTTTTGCTCTTTTCAAAATACGTGGGATGAGAGGAATCATTTCCGAAGAAGACTTTGAAGTTCTTCAACAAAAGTtgacaaatattttttcgTACTCGAATTCTGATTTAGATGGGGACTTGACTTCATCtctaattaaaaatgagATATTTTTTGGATGCTATTCTATTGATCTCTATTAcacaataaataatattcaaaaaggGTGGCAGAGTCCTTCATTATCTATTACCCCATCTTCTCCCAAGACATTTCTAAATAAGAAAAGACACTCATCATTAATGATTACAGATTCAGAAGATGtatattctattattaacCGATTAAACCCACTATTTGATCAACTGATCaatgatgatgattatttaaagttattCATGGATACTGTGGGTGAAATTAGTAAATGCTACTTTTACTTtctatttgaaaataaaagttcTGATAGTGGAGGAAGAAGCTTAATCGATCAGATCTCAAACTTTTCTACAATATTTGGTGTCAAATTTGAAGACGAAAAGTTCATGGCAAGTATGAACTTAAAGAATGAGCTATTAAAGAATGTTAATTATTCCAATCCAACAGAGGAGGTGATTGTGGAGAGATTCAACTATAAATTCTATTCTCAACTAATAATCAGGATGATATACTTATGCACATGGATGATTGTGGATAATAATTATGAGTCTTATAAATCGTTATCTGATTTATTTGCTGAGAAAATACTAAATGGACTTTTTGGAATATCTAATGAAGGTGGGAATGATACATTTTCATACAAGTCCAGCCAAGGAAATGATCAATTTGATAGGTTTAAAAGTTCACTGACTGATTATTATGTCTTAGAACACTATACAAAGTTTGTATGTATTATTTGGTCAATAATTTCCTCAATGGATCCAGAGTCTATTTTTAAGAGTTACattaaaattcttgaaaGGGAATCTTTATCGTATTATCAGCTTTATATTTTACTAGTTTTTCTAATTGAAAGTTCTGACTGGTTTATTCATCATGGCTATTTCCAgcatattaatttattaaagatattaagaCAGGTGGAATTAATGACTTGTTTATCGTCAGCATATTTACAGgtaaaagatgaaaataaggAAAAAACATCTCAAATAAACTCTTCAGACTTACACTTGAAGATTTTATTGGTTTGCTTGATTCAGAAATCGATAACAGtagaaatatcaaaagaAGTACCTTTAGAGTATTATAAGAAGAAACATCCAACAATTTCAAAGACCAATCACAATGATTTGGATATTCCACAGATAAGGATatacaaatttaataataaatttaatcaaaGAGATGCGTACATTAATGGAGGAAGGTCGATGATAAGTACCTCATACTTCCTTTCATGCCGAATATTGCCGTATTTATGGTCATTTTATGAAAGTTACCCAACTTataaagatatttataCGAGATTATTGCAATCTTCTACACAACTTACAACTTATTTGGATAATTTATGCATAAATCTATATGAAACGAAGAATTGGCAAGGAATGATGaacaatttcaataatgtACATTTAGAATCTTCAGTTGAAATATATGATAACAGACTAATACCTTATAATCAATATATTGTTTTAGAGTATATTTGggaatattttattaatggaaatacgatgattttaattgaaaaatacgTCTCAGCATTGATATTTTCGATATATAGCTCAAAAAAAGTGGGATTCTTTGAAGTCtggttattattatctttatgGAAGAGGTATCCAGCTAGGATATATAGACATATGATGAAGACTAGTAGCACTTGGATTGTTCCATTTTTAATGGATCATCTAATTCACTATTCTATTTTGGTTAAAAACAATTATATCGGAATTTCTTCACCAGAGAATGATTTAATCCGCGTTTTTAATAACATTGAGTTGGAAAATACATTTTCATTCTTGTTGTATCATTACCATCCACAATATTATCATGATAGAATGAGTGGTAAATATTTCTGGTATAATGCAAGTAGTGAGCAAGGTTATTTGAATAAGATTAATTCTCATAATACTGAGATTAAAGGATTAGTGATGAATTGCAGATACACTCAGGGAAATCATCAATTAGTATTACAGTTCCACGATTATTTACATTATATTGGTCATTCACTTCCATTCCCAGTGGTAATTTACTTATTAAGTAATCAATTTTCa
It includes:
- a CDS encoding membrane associated protein with 2 transmembrane domains at the N-terminus and a phosphatidylinositol 4-kinase domain at the C-terminus; this translates as MSCGNKYFWNLEGRDPALALLDLFENGKKYNSLETLVDFLSKNIVLLENMKNNSNSKKEGLFNFLFLFQKLNGRPTENENLEPVPLLSLDLKLADTILVQKALLKDLVFLLGNREFDVFRRLYSLLIKFAPLDLKDLISIEKNHGSMICIYFTIYFSILLNIFGYENIGEFRKGEEIEELKLNWINKFVSQINDLLDYFIDKKTNLLRITDINNDCLILIFALILYLIISIIDIGSDKMTEFKLVIIKLIKIQLSNLMFNYWYLKILLIIIERIGMDLTVSELVLVVLQYQKFIGEQSIKIENNSFDKSMNKLGVFEVHIVTHLCRTWVVKEITLKKQLMEFVEQFIFTYGKLKEKKFDDYFLKKEDDLSMLDPINIVFIKLVSLFSKAFGVFMTGIDKEEYKNKEMSDSKEIDSLVLLNLLEELLQGKRSQKICGLILFDSIRMLVSVLTIVVDHRNFESENYDIKREIIQNDLVIVNLHKGGWNLKAYKCIDLIEKLFEVITHLIIRYKEDYKELNNSVNTISSVSSSSTGSIFKTTSFDISLFLIVWKNYVTLITRKEYRNDQIILNKSIHLISLYLVSRKYKLDILCEITFPISEYSDNLPILLDERYSDLIDLWTILWRNYLNENIHLFYNKRDEVENIFTVPNINYFFEYLRILDQVITLNNGISSPGLALSDKESMHAQKFTTKVLELTGIISSILICHKIVHSSDRHNTLMAILSASENPRIMSEYIYKQATNSLQFDGAYIYNCLKFFREKWSSSIKIRVFSLISDLYISIMKQSLFQFIQCLLSNFSVRGGIFEKSFALFKIRGMRGIISEEDFEVLQQKLTNIFSYSNSDLDGDLTSSLIKNEIFFGCYSIDLYYTINNIQKGWQSPSLSITPSSPKTFLNKKRHSSLMITDSEDVYSIINRLNPLFDQLINDDDYLKLFMDTVGEISKCYFYFLFENKSSDSGGRSLIDQISNFSTIFGVKFEDEKFMASMNLKNELLKNVNYSNPTEEVIVERFNYKFYSQLIIRMIYLCTWMIVDNNYESYKSLSDLFAEKILNGLFGISNEGGNDTFSYKSSQGNDQFDRFKSSLTDYYVLEHYTKFVCIIWSIISSMDPESIFKSYIKILERESLSYYQLYILLVFLIESSDWFIHHGYFQHINLLKILRQVELMTCLSSAYLQVKDENKEKTSQINSSDLHLKILLVCLIQKSITVEISKEVPLEYYKKKHPTISKTNHNDLDIPQIRIYKFNNKFNQRDAYINGGRSMISTSYFLSCRILPYLWSFYESYPTYKDIYTRLLQSSTQLTTYLDNLCINLYETKNWQGMMNNFNNVHLESSVEIYDNRLIPYNQYIVLEYIWEYFINGNTMILIEKYVSALIFSIYSSKKVGFFEVWLLLSLWKRYPARIYRHMMKTSSTWIVPFLMDHLIHYSILVKNNYIGISSPENDLIRVFNNIELENTFSFLLYHYHPQYYHDRMSGKYFWYNASSEQGYLNKINSHNTEIKGLVMNCRYTQGNHQLVLQFHDYLHYIGHSLPFPVVIYLLSNQFSSEKKKFMSNSHHFHNYFHHNLYTSTLIVWSCVRSLLLSQESEWELLLLQYMEIIKSNKRNNQLVLTGLLDMALKSTRFSQILCIYTNNPNSPIMNIFQKSLFKECDFLLTCKSMKSSEENIERNEEDQNMNGRYEKRNSSEIHGKGVINRLRTVQDSMEGLNLRMSSVSSLINKCFDTISETSENLNRSSLNILQFENKKHSLANVQFSFFYILCQLGEMAKYRNRKEGGLGLPIEEDDNPSALIGRLNSKEIAQLKSEIAQDLLAKIENVIQRREYKNVPFLNTNMLKSSENKTKLLSIKKINKLKILQSAKNIPYLLSLQLTDHNSDNQDTLVDIPKTEPEQDYEMTINLIVKCNDDCRQDVITMQYIHVFQKIFELYNIPVWLYPYRILPMMFKDINNSVIYGGIIEFIEESISLHEIHELHSEGGLKAYYESTFGGKNSHIKRLENDNSVSYEQARYNFISSLAGYSIACYVLQIKDRHNGNILITKNGHIIHIDYGFIFDISPGNNLHFERAAFKVTQEMLDFMDDQVDLFDDLCLSGFLAVREHADLLLSLTQMLINSGIPCFRGETIKKLKERLLLNFSQQQASNIFSKKIHSAHNHITTKGYDLVQFIQQGIK